The sequence AGAGCACTCGCACCTAGGGCTCCTTGCAGCCCAGCCCTCCCGGtattgggggagggagacagtGTTGGAGAATGGGACCCAGATGTCCAGGACAGCTGTGCAGGGTGCTCAGCCCCCAtgaggccctgcagctcccagcccccgggGGGAGGAAAACCTGGATGGCAAATGGGAAGCCAGATCCTTTATGTGGCAAGCCTGGTTGCCATCCTCCCCTGCTGGTGGATGGCGCTGATGCCAGGCTGCCCCTCCTGTTCTGGGCCGACCCCtctttgtccccctccctcctgccttgcAGCAATCGGATGATGACGTCAGCCAGTTCGACACCCGCTTCACTCGTCAGACACCCGTGGATAGCCCTGACGATGTCTCCATTAGTGAGAGTGCCAACCAGGCCTTCCTGGTAAGGattcccagcagggggtgctgtcacagctgggagggggtggagctagCACTGTGGCATCAATGCTGCTCTGACCTCTGTCCTCTCTGCAGGGCTTCACCTATGTGGCCCCATCGGTGCTGGAGAGCATTAAGGAGGGCTTCTCCTTCCAGCCAAAGGTGCGCTCCCCTCGCCGGCTCAACAGCAGCCCCAGAACGCCCGTCAGGTACGACTAGGGGCACCTCCAAAGGAGATGACCAACAGGCAGGgctcctttcccctctagggggcactggctccgATCCAGCACCAGGCTGGGGGAATTGGTTGACTcagggggatggggagtgggatATGAGGCCTTTCCTCTCTAGGGGGCAGTGGCTCTAGcattcccttcctgggatttCTCAACAGTAGATACCCCTCTCTCTGTATGGTGTTGCCATGTGGAGCTGCGGATCtgggtgggcagggaggcagtgCCAAGGCGTGGGGTTGTTAACAGGGTTCCCGTggaggggttgggatgggggctGTGGATTGGAGCTTGGGGGAGTTGAGTGCCAAGGCCTGGGGCTGTTGATTGCAGGGTTTCACTCCCAGTTTCCTTCTTGCTTTCAGCCCATTGAAGTTCTCTCCCTTCGAGGCCTTCAAACCCAGCCTGGCGGTGGAGCCCATGGAGCTAGGGCTGCTGCCCCCACCAGAGGGCACGGCCCCCCTGCCCATCAAGACGCCGCCGGGCACCAAGAAGCAGaaggggggccggggccgggtggCAAGGTAGCTTGAGGCAGGCATAGTGCCCCTGCCTGGGCAGGAGACTCAGCTTGGGCCGGCGGGAAACTCCCTGTGGAGGTGCCCAGCCTGTCGGTGATCCATGGGGTGGACATAGCCCCCTGacagctgagtggggctggggggtgtcgGGGGCCCCCAGCCGGGATGGACTCAGGAGGAGATGCTTTGTCAGGGCTGCAATTCCAGCAGGTGGGGCAGCCccggctggggagggcagggggtgctgggccccCGGGCTGCAGCTCCCACCAACGGGGCTTTTAACCCTTCCTTGGTGCTCTGTTTTTATTGCTACAAATCATCTTTTAGGTTCGAGGGGCTGCgcagggcgtgtgtgtgtgtgtgtgtgtgtgtgtgtgttagcgcTAGAGGAGAGCAGAGCGTGGGGGGTAGAGTGTGGCAGGGGCGTTGTCGGGGGGTGCCAgtgtgtgctggggagggagcagagcatgTCTGGGGGGCCTGTGTGAAGAAGGGCATCATGCAGGgtatgtggtgggggtgggggttcagccccaggggttggggggggcaaaGCCTGGAGAGGCatggtgtggggagggacagtGGGGGTACTGAGTATTGGGGAAATGACCACACTTTGTCTCCTCTGGGTGGGAGGGTTGCTGGCTTGTCTGCTGTACTCCATGTCACCTTCTgacatgtggggggggggcagacagccCCTCTCTGTGGCTGGGTCTGTGCCAATTAAAGCCTGGATATGGCTGTGCTGTGGCCCTCCCTTCttgttgctgggggaggggaggtagttTGCCACCACCCCCTTGCCAGCTGCTCCatggtgtttgggggaggggtgtcactcCAGCTGGTGGGCAGCCAGTTGCGGGAATTGCCCAATGGGGAAGCCTCATACTCTGCTCCCATCATGTTCTAGGGCAGGAGGGCCTGGAGAGCCTTCCTTAAGGCCAGAAGGCTGGGgtcaccctcccttccccttcttccAGGGGTGTGGTTCACAGCCGGTTCTGCCCCTCctatgcagccccacccccagcattccCCTCTGGGGTAAATGAAGCTGCAGAGTGTGACAGGTTATGAGCAATGCTGCCCCTTTATTGgtgcctgtagcggtgcatgtgGGCTAATCAGCAGCTCCCCAGTGGGAGTGGAGCCACGCCCTCATGTTACGGTGTCACACCCCATATCCTGGTgcaggcagtgggggtgggggaggaggaatgctaGAGTCAATGCAGAGTCTGAGGGGAAGAGGGCGCTCCCTGCTCTGCTTGGGCTGGCTTTcctggtgtgtgttggggggagaggtggggtgcagggggccccATGCAGCCCCATGGCGAGGGGTGGAGAGctctgcagggaggggtggggtgtggggagcagttcATCCCAGCTCcttgcgggggggctgggagcagttgTTCACCTGCAGTTGCTCCCCAGTGAGCAAGTGGGGGGCTACATTCCCCCCCTGTAGTCTGTGTCCTTCCCTCAGCTCCCCTAGAGGGCAGTGACATGCTGGCGGCTGCCTCCTTCCGCGGCGCTGTCCTCCCAGGCAGCTGTCCCGGAAAAGGAGTGCAGGTCGCTGAGCAGGCCCCCGGCACTGGcaccctctgcctcccctccctcttccAGGGCTCCCTCAGGGACATCGCGGGGCAGGGTCCCCTCTGGCACAGCAGTGCCCTCCTCCTCGCTCTGctgttccttccctcctccaccttcCTCCTCATCCCGCTGAAGGgtctcctcgtcctcctcctcctcgtcgtcCTCATCCTCGTCGTCCTCCTTGCCTTGCCAGTGCCTCTCAGGGGGCACCTGCCCTTGCAGCTCACGCCAGCGCCTGGCCAGGGCTGCCAGCAGGCGGTGTGGCTGGCACAGGTGGCGTGGGTGATACCTGCCGTCTGAATCATGGCTCAGCTTGCGCCAGGCCAGGGCCAgtaccaggagcagcagcaggagcaggaagaCCAGGAAGACCACAGCCACGGAGTTGTTGTCTGGATTGGAGTCTGAGCCAagcgcggctcccggaagcatcAGGagtgccagccctgcagagagcaTCCCCCATGGGGCATGGAGAGCagagtgctgggggaggagggaaaggggacGAGGTTAATGACTGCCTGCAGCTGTGCCAGGCTTGTGGGCATGCCGGGGACCTTGGCACTGCATGGATACCCCTTCCCCATGCTCAACACAATAGCTTTGTGTTGCTGTAACACAGCATCCTggaccccatattcaccactgggATATTGTGATATGTTTTGTGCAAAGTACACCTTGCGAGGTATCATTGTTCCATTGAACATTGCCATTCGGTTGGATTGTCTGTACTGTCATGGcgtgtgaagttatgaagtactGCTATATGTTTGGTACTGAAATATGTGGTAAGTGGGACATGTGCACAGTCAGCCTTTCAGTGGTAACAAAGGAGCAACTgacaagacagatttacatcaggCCACCAAGACATGTCTGGCTGGTCCTGTCAAGAATTCACTCTCAGAGAGGGCACATATGCGATGGGGGCTGTCTAACCTCcatgtcacagcaaggatctttctagcccCTGAGGGTTGATGGCATCACTACTTGGCCTCTCACCTCCCACATGTCAGCACTTGGAAGATCATTTTGAAAGCAAAGTCTTTGAACCGGGGAGATTGGTCCCTGGCTGGGAAGCAAATTCTCCCGGTGTAATAAGAAATGTAAACTGCCTGAAACATCCAGTGGGGTGTGAATTTAGActgagtttttttttatttcttatataACTAACTTTGATTTCTATGCctgcttataatcacttaaatcttaTCTTTCTGtagtaaataaatctgttttagatTTTTCCTAAAACTGTGTTTTCGGTTGAAGTGCTGGGGAAATCTCAGGTTAACAAGGGCTGGTGCATATCCACTATCCTTTGCCACTCCAGCAAACTAATTAATGGGCTTGCACTATCCACGGAAGTCTTGAGCTGTGTAAGATGCTATATTTCTGAGGCGCAAGCTGGGGACTAGGGTGATTTGTACAATTCATGAGTGACTTAGCGAgtattcatgcaatttagctggatGTAGGTCTCCACATGCTgttggctgagtgatcacagtagctggaggggtttgctgcttgtcactagcatagCCTTGTGAGAAACAACTCAGGTTatagagttaagggggcacagtggtcccaaagttccaggttgtaccccaggaATCCTGTCTCAGTGGCACAATGAGCAGGATGAAATGCATGGCTTGTTTTGACCAAGATTTGCAATTCTTACTTAAAATCTCTACACCAGTGTAAGACTTTAAGTGGGCTGCCTCAACGCAGTCAAGAAAGAATTACAAGTTTATTATTTTGTGTTTGCATATTTTGGGAAAGGGAAATAGGAGCAGAAAGGCATAAGAAGGAGTGAGTGACACAGTTGCCAGGTTAGAGCTGTACAGACTGCAGGtagcagaaaaagagagaaacagcATCAGTTGAAAATGAAAGAACTAGAGAtaaaggagaggggtgggggaaagggctgccagAGAGGAGACAGCACATCAAGTGACTCTAGAGCTGAAAATCAAGGACcctgaggaaggagagagattgaaAACACCAACTGGACTTGCTAGAAAAGCAAAACCAGAACCATCTCACCCCACTGATTCCCAgctctccaaaaatccacaaacagGAGAATTATGTCCTTCACATAAGGAGATGGGTGATATCACAGAATATTTTACTGCTTTTGAGAGGCTGTGTGCAGCTTATGTGATTCCTGATGACAAAGTCCCCTCCCTGATTGCAAAGTTAACTGGTAAAGTTCTTACTATTCTCCAATGAAATGCCAATTCAGGATGCTTTAGCttactgtaaattaaaaaaaaaaaactgttttgaaacgatttcagattacccctgaaacaGATAGGGTGACATTTAGAAATCTTAAGAGAAATGCTGATCTGAGTAATGGGGAATATGTAAACAGGATGAAAGATCGAATGGGAAAATGGATGAGGGAGAAAAGTTTTGAACAAATGTTTGACCTTGTTGCTCAGGAGCATTTCCTAAGCATATATAAAGATGATgtaaaactagggtgaccagacgcaATTTGTCTCACTGGCAtcactcattattattattattttttttgctccgccggcagtactcggggttttttttttgctcctccccccccccccccccggtgtcccgatattttcttcctctcatctggtcaccctatgtaaaaCAGTGTCTATGGGATAACAATGTAAAAACTGTAGATGAGAAGGCATCTCTACCTGATGGCTTTGAGCAGACCCAGGCATCTATTGAGAGAAAGTCAcagaagagggggggggggggtaaacctTGGTGGGAAAGGAGAATCCCATTTTGCCCCTGGGaagaaagagggaggctgggcactCACCACCCCAAACCTCCTGTGAAAATAGAAGAGCCCAAAAGGTGCTATCAtagtaattccactgatcacctgagAAATAAGTGCCCTGTGCTGGGAGGAAGAAGGCAACAAGTAGCCCATGTTAATGTTGCTGTCCTCAGCACAGGATCCTTTGAGGCACCTGACACTTCTTATATTGATTTTGTGGGATTGGCCTCCGAAGAA is a genomic window of Malaclemys terrapin pileata isolate rMalTer1 chromosome 4, rMalTer1.hap1, whole genome shotgun sequence containing:
- the PTPRCAP gene encoding protein tyrosine phosphatase receptor type C-associated protein, which translates into the protein MHSALHAPWGMLSAGLALLMLPGAALGSDSNPDNNSVAVVFLVFLLLLLLLVLALAWRKLSHDSDGRYHPRHLCQPHRLLAALARRWRELQGQVPPERHWQGKEDDEDEDDEEEEDEETLQRDEEEGGGGKEQQSEEEGTAVPEGTLPRDVPEGALEEGGEAEGASAGGLLSDLHSFSGTAAWEDSAAEGGSRQHVTAL